Below is a window of bacterium DNA.
AGTGGCAAAAATAGAGAAAAAAGAAAAAAAGAAATCTCCGCCGCCTCCATTTATCACAAGCAAATTACAACAGGAGGCATTCCAAAGGCTTTCCTTTCCTTCAAAGAAGACAATGCTCATTGCCCAGCAATTATATGAGGGGTTAGAGGTAGGAGGGGGATCGCCTATAGGCTTGATTACATATATGAGGACAGATTCGCTAAGGGTATCTTCTGAGGCAATATCTGAGATTAGGGGTTATATTAAGAGCACTTTTGGTGAAAACTATGTTCCAAAGCAAAGCCGTTTTTATAAAAATAAAAACAAAGCCCAGGATGCCCATGAGGCAATAAGACCAGCCTTGCCATTTCATATTCCATCTGAGATAAAGAGCTATATTTCAAATGAGCAATTTAGGCTATATGAGCTTATTGCAAAGAGATTTATCGCCTCACAGATGGAGGATGCTTTATTCTTAACGACAAAGGTAGAGATAAAAGCCCTTGACTATACATTTGTCGCCTCTGGACAGATAGTAAAATTTGATGGATTCATCAAGGTCTATCCCTCGGATGAAAAAGACAAAATTCTTCCTGCTTTGTTAGAAGGCGAAAGTCTTTCCCTTTTAAATATTACCCCCGAGCAGCACTTTACTCAACCCCCTCCAAGGTATAATGAGGGAACATTAGTTAAGGCTTTGGAGGAAAATGGCATTGGAAGGCCTTCTACCTATGCGACAATAATCACGACATTGCTTGAAAGAATGTATGTGGAAAAGAAAGAGAATAAGCTATATCCAACCACAACCGGAAGGCTTGTCTGGGGTCTTTTAAAGGA
It encodes the following:
- the topA gene encoding type I DNA topoisomerase, which codes for VAKIEKKEKKKSPPPPFITSKLQQEAFQRLSFPSKKTMLIAQQLYEGLEVGGGSPIGLITYMRTDSLRVSSEAISEIRGYIKSTFGENYVPKQSRFYKNKNKAQDAHEAIRPALPFHIPSEIKSYISNEQFRLYELIAKRFIASQMEDALFLTTKVEIKALDYTFVASGQIVKFDGFIKVYPSDEKDKILPALLEGESLSLLNITPEQHFTQPPPRYNEGTLVKALEENGIGRPSTYATIITTLLERMYVEKKENKLYPTTTGRLVWGLLKENFPSIFEIKFTAGMEENLDRIEEGGVNWKDLLYSFYPGFSNMLEKAEKNMKNVKKEKEKETDILCEKCGGKMVIREGKYGEFLACKNFPKCRNAKPIGEQKERIEPQKAGKPCPRCNQELVIRFARGQKFLGCSSYPDCRYTEQLIKITCPKCKEGVLVYRKSKRGGFYGCSRYPDCTYITNNKFLEEKCENCNNHLVQSGKKIFCLNCNWTREDK